AGGACACGCTGGGCGGGGGCGTCGCGACCGCCGCGGCCGTCGGCGCGGTCGTGCTCGTCCTGCTCGTGGCGGCCGTCATGGTCGCGGCGACGATCCGGCTCGCCGGCGTGCTGTCCCGCCACCGCGTCCGGGCGGCCAAGGGCGCCCTGCTCGCCGGCACCGTCTGGGTCACCTGCGCCGCCCTGGGCCTGACGCTCTTCGGGGGTCCGATCGCCTCCGAGCGCGGGGCCGGGGCCCTGCGGGTGCACGCGCAGCGGACCGTGGACTCGCTGCGGGACGAGGCGGCGTTCGCGCAGGAGGCGAAGGCGGACACCTTCGGCAACACCCCGCCCGACCAGCTGCTGCCGGATCTGCGCGGCAAGGACGTGATCTTCACGTTCATCGAGAGCTACGGCCGCAGCGCCCTGGAGGACCCGGTCATGGCACCCGGTGTCGGCCGGACCCTCGACACCGGCACCGAGGCCCTGGCGAAGGCCGGCTTCGACGCCCGCAGCGGCTGGCTGACCTCGGCGACCTTCGGCGGCAGCAGCTGGCTCGGCCACTCCACGGCCATGTCCGGCCTGTGGATCGACAACCAGCGCCGCTACCGCACGGTCACCGCGGGCGACCACCTCACCCTCACCAAGGCGTTCCAGAAGACCGGCGCGTGGGACACGGTGGGCGTCATGCCGGGCGTGCAGAAGGGCTGGCCCGAGGAGAAGTGGTACGGCCTCGACAAGCTCTACGACGCCTTCGACCTGGGCTACCGGGGCCCGAAGTTCAGCTGGTCGACCATGCCCGACCAGTACGCGCTGGAGGCGTTCCAGCGCCAGGTGCACGGAAAGCAGCGCGACAAGCCGCTGATGTCGTTCGTCATCCTGACCTCCAGCCACCAGCCCTGGGCGCCCCTTCCGAAGCTGGTCGGCTGGGACGAACTCGGCGACGGATCGGTCTTCGGCGCCATCGAGAAGGCCGGCAAGAAGGCGTCGAACGTCATCACCGACACCACCAGGTCCCGGCAGGAGTACGCCAGGTCCATCCAGTACTCGGTCACCAGCCTCACCCAGTGGCTGGAGCGCTACGGCACCGACGACACCGTCCTGGTCTTCCTCGGTGACCACCAGCCCATGGCCCGGGTCAGCGGCAACCGGGCCGGCCGGGACGTGCCGGTGTCGATCGTGGCGAAGGACCCGAAGGTCCTCGACAAGGTCGCCGACTGGAACTGGACGGAGGGCCTCAGGCCGGACCGCGACGCCCCCGTCTGGAAGATGAGCGCCTTCCGCGACCGCTTCCTCAAGGCGTACGGCTCCACTCCGCACGCCTCGGGAGGCTGATCAGCCGCCGGAGGTGTCCAGCTCCGCGTCCTCGCCGACGCCCGCGCAGTCGTACGGGTCCTTCAGCCAGCCGTCCGGCAGCACCACCCGGTTGTTGCCGGACGTACGGCCCCGGGGCCCGTCGGCGCCGGCGGGCCAGGGCTGGTCGAGGTCCAGCTCGTCGAGACCGGCCCGCAGCTCCTCGAGCGAGGAGGTGATCGCGAGCCGCTTGCGCATCTCGGAGCCGACCGCGAAGCCCTTGAGATACCAGGCGACGTGCTTGCGGAAGTCGATCACGCCCCGCGACTCGTCGCCGATCCACTCGCCGAGCAGCGTGGCGTGCCGGACCATGACGTCGGCGACTTCCCGGAGGGTGGGCCGTGCGATGTCCTGAGAGCGCCCCTCGAAAGCCGCTACCAGGTCGGAGAACAGCCAGGGCCGGCCCAGGCACCCGCGCCCGACCACCACTCCGTCGCAGCCGGTCTCGCGCACCATCCGCAGGGCGTCCTCGGCCGACCAGATGTCGCCGTTGCCGAGCACGGGGATCTCCGGCACGTGCTCCTTCAGCCGGGCGATGGCGTCCCAGTCGGCGGTGCCGCCGTAGTGCTGGGCGGCGGTGCGGCCGTGCAGCGCGATCGCGGTGACGCCCTCCTCGACGGCGATCCGGCCGGCGTCGAGGTAGGTGATGTGGTCGTCGTCGATGCCCTTGCGCATCTTCATCGTCACGGGCAGGTCGCCGGCGCCGCTGACCGCCTCGCGCAGGATGGCGCGCAGCAGGTTCCGCTTGTACGGGAGCGCGGATCCGCCGCCCTTCCGGGTCACCTTGGGCACCGGGCAGCCGAAGTTCAGGTCGATGTGGTCGGCGAGGTCCTCCTCCGCGATCATGCGGACGGCCTTGCCGACGGTCGCCGGGTCCACGCCGTACAGCTGGATGGAGCGGGGGCGCTCACTCGCGTCGAAGTGAATGAGCTGCATCGTCTTCTCGTTGCGCTCGACCAGCGCCCGCGTGGTGATCATCTCGCTCACGAACAGGCCCTTGCCACCGCTGAACTCCCGGCACAGGGTGCGGAAGGGCGCGTTGGTGATACCGGCCATGGGGGCCAGGACGACGGGGGGCTGGAC
This region of Streptomyces caelestis genomic DNA includes:
- a CDS encoding sulfatase-like hydrolase/transferase, coding for MPVFTRFSESPQPGASGAGTERDEREEAVSAEVQTPAPRSRLTHLRTWRTRHPRAARALHLTTNALAAALVLGALLLPNTLAAVEPDRFARIPAEAVIGAVVTLVLPRRPRLVAAVLYGLGLTALTTVNLLDMGFNEYLGRGFNAALDWDLLPDAQAYVEDTLGGGVATAAAVGAVVLVLLVAAVMVAATIRLAGVLSRHRVRAAKGALLAGTVWVTCAALGLTLFGGPIASERGAGALRVHAQRTVDSLRDEAAFAQEAKADTFGNTPPDQLLPDLRGKDVIFTFIESYGRSALEDPVMAPGVGRTLDTGTEALAKAGFDARSGWLTSATFGGSSWLGHSTAMSGLWIDNQRRYRTVTAGDHLTLTKAFQKTGAWDTVGVMPGVQKGWPEEKWYGLDKLYDAFDLGYRGPKFSWSTMPDQYALEAFQRQVHGKQRDKPLMSFVILTSSHQPWAPLPKLVGWDELGDGSVFGAIEKAGKKASNVITDTTRSRQEYARSIQYSVTSLTQWLERYGTDDTVLVFLGDHQPMARVSGNRAGRDVPVSIVAKDPKVLDKVADWNWTEGLRPDRDAPVWKMSAFRDRFLKAYGSTPHASGG
- the dusB gene encoding tRNA dihydrouridine synthase DusB gives rise to the protein MPTPLQIGPHAVQPPVVLAPMAGITNAPFRTLCREFSGGKGLFVSEMITTRALVERNEKTMQLIHFDASERPRSIQLYGVDPATVGKAVRMIAEEDLADHIDLNFGCPVPKVTRKGGGSALPYKRNLLRAILREAVSGAGDLPVTMKMRKGIDDDHITYLDAGRIAVEEGVTAIALHGRTAAQHYGGTADWDAIARLKEHVPEIPVLGNGDIWSAEDALRMVRETGCDGVVVGRGCLGRPWLFSDLVAAFEGRSQDIARPTLREVADVMVRHATLLGEWIGDESRGVIDFRKHVAWYLKGFAVGSEMRKRLAITSSLEELRAGLDELDLDQPWPAGADGPRGRTSGNNRVVLPDGWLKDPYDCAGVGEDAELDTSGG